The following are from one region of the Leptospiraceae bacterium genome:
- a CDS encoding SH3 domain-containing protein: MKFYQFNSISNFQNKTKQIFTLRNLVLILLLLFISSVNPIFSQASKGTCSTWIEGDSQSLVDCKESTLEECAKNKSSIQKKDTAFQNYTGKLFKSKNADASEIFEFKNESVDNCKKQMIQSARDAEGTMCSEWGFVVYSEGLKAGDVSYIYGKSVNVRESASTKSKSILTPTDRTKIKILEKSKERATIPNLYKAYWFKISVGDKTGWVYGQFLHPDPNSSVSFIEQ; this comes from the coding sequence ATGAAATTCTACCAATTTAATTCCATTTCCAATTTTCAAAACAAAACTAAGCAAATCTTTACACTACGAAATTTAGTTTTAATTCTTCTGCTCCTATTTATTAGCTCTGTAAATCCAATATTCTCACAGGCTAGTAAAGGAACTTGCTCTACATGGATAGAAGGAGACTCTCAATCCTTAGTCGATTGTAAAGAATCTACTTTAGAAGAATGTGCAAAAAATAAATCGTCCATTCAAAAAAAAGATACAGCGTTTCAAAACTATACAGGTAAGCTTTTTAAATCTAAGAATGCTGACGCATCGGAAATTTTTGAATTTAAAAATGAATCTGTAGACAATTGTAAAAAGCAAATGATTCAATCAGCAAGAGATGCGGAAGGAACTATGTGTTCCGAATGGGGATTTGTAGTCTATTCAGAAGGATTGAAAGCAGGAGATGTTTCCTACATCTACGGAAAATCTGTCAACGTCAGAGAGTCTGCTTCTACAAAGTCAAAAAGTATTTTAACACCTACAGATAGGACTAAAATTAAAATCCTAGAAAAATCAAAAGAGCGAGCGACAATTCCAAATTTGTATAAAGCCTATTGGTTTAAAATTTCTGTAGGAGACAAAACAGGCTGGGTATACGGACAATTCTTACATCCCGACCCAAACAGTAGTGTTTCTTTCATTGAACAATAA
- a CDS encoding response regulator, translating to MNTNSYNILYVDDEKENLTSFKLLFRKDFNVIIANSAQEGLSVLKEEDIQVIISDQRMPFMSGIEFLEHVSEKQPNIIRILLTGYGDTSAMQVAIDNGTVSRILSKPFDRDEMKVVLTSALEQYEHNDRR from the coding sequence ATGAATACAAATAGTTATAATATATTATATGTAGATGATGAAAAAGAAAATTTAACTAGTTTTAAGCTACTTTTTAGAAAAGATTTTAATGTAATTATCGCAAATTCAGCCCAAGAAGGATTATCAGTATTAAAAGAAGAAGACATTCAGGTTATCATTTCAGATCAAAGAATGCCCTTTATGAGTGGAATAGAATTCTTAGAGCACGTTTCAGAAAAACAACCTAATATTATTCGAATATTGCTCACAGGTTACGGCGATACGTCTGCTATGCAAGTAGCCATAGACAATGGAACAGTTTCTCGAATTCTCTCCAAACCATTTGATAGAGATGAAATGAAAGTAGTTCTTACTAGTGCACTAGAGCAGTATGAACATAACGATAGAAGGTAA
- a CDS encoding GMC family oxidoreductase, producing the protein MKFDFDVIVIGSGFGGSVMTCRLAEKGIKVCLLERGKHYKMWDFPRRIHEIKEKLIWDPKDKRFGFMEIRDYPESDLMSVTASGLGGGSLIYANVLMRMPEENFAGWPNGITRKTLEPYYDKVVNTMEASPYPLDNEYYNRTPKTHLFKEIGESLEQTEDELEKPKVIFPDLAIRFKGDFPGQQSLNAHGALQSNCNKCGECDIGCNIHAKNTLDLNYIFRAQKQKVAADVRTNANVESISPMEDKDGGYEVIYYNPREPEKKIKLTAKKVIVSAGSLGSTALLLRMQKEGKLKNLSPMLGKKWCGNGDLEGSVLNTSHDVIPTKGPVITAAIQHKFKPYPDGYAHNAFIQDAGFPIGLGWYVSGKIPSVHFLIRPIKIGIRYLKEFFFKLIGSPMHKGEVNVGDKLIDLLDSEKFVRKAYLLLGMGRDRNDGEIKLREDGEPIIKWQMKSSQLHYDRVRRAMKTMANKMEGIFVDNPLTYLNKIIAVHPIGGCVMGESKETGVVDGKGEVFGHKGLYVVDASIIPTSLGPNPSLTIAAMAERIADQFDMK; encoded by the coding sequence ATGAAATTTGATTTCGATGTGATTGTAATTGGGTCTGGTTTTGGTGGGTCTGTGATGACTTGTCGCTTAGCAGAAAAAGGAATCAAGGTTTGCCTATTAGAAAGAGGAAAGCACTACAAGATGTGGGATTTTCCTAGACGAATTCACGAAATCAAAGAAAAACTAATCTGGGATCCAAAAGACAAACGCTTTGGCTTTATGGAAATTCGTGATTATCCAGAGAGCGACTTAATGTCAGTAACCGCAAGTGGTTTAGGTGGAGGAAGTCTTATCTATGCAAATGTATTAATGAGAATGCCAGAAGAAAATTTTGCTGGCTGGCCAAACGGTATTACCCGCAAGACTCTTGAGCCTTATTATGATAAAGTAGTCAACACAATGGAAGCATCGCCCTACCCGCTTGATAACGAATACTACAACCGCACGCCTAAGACGCATTTGTTTAAAGAAATCGGTGAGTCCTTAGAACAAACGGAAGATGAATTGGAAAAACCAAAAGTTATTTTTCCTGACTTAGCAATTCGATTCAAAGGTGATTTTCCCGGACAACAGTCCTTAAACGCTCACGGTGCCCTGCAATCGAATTGCAACAAATGCGGTGAATGTGATATAGGCTGTAATATTCATGCAAAGAATACATTAGATTTAAATTACATCTTCCGTGCTCAAAAACAAAAAGTCGCAGCCGATGTGAGAACTAACGCAAATGTAGAATCTATTTCTCCGATGGAAGATAAAGACGGTGGATATGAGGTTATTTATTATAATCCGCGAGAACCAGAAAAGAAAATAAAACTGACTGCAAAGAAAGTCATAGTCTCAGCAGGCTCTCTTGGCTCTACTGCTTTACTTCTAAGAATGCAAAAAGAAGGCAAACTAAAAAATCTTTCTCCCATGCTTGGGAAAAAATGGTGCGGAAATGGAGACTTAGAAGGCTCTGTATTAAATACATCGCATGATGTGATTCCTACCAAAGGACCTGTAATTACAGCGGCTATTCAGCATAAATTCAAACCTTATCCCGATGGTTACGCGCATAACGCATTTATTCAAGATGCTGGCTTTCCAATTGGACTTGGTTGGTATGTATCCGGAAAAATTCCATCCGTTCACTTTTTAATTCGTCCGATTAAAATAGGAATTCGTTATCTAAAAGAATTCTTTTTTAAACTGATTGGTTCCCCTATGCATAAAGGCGAAGTCAATGTTGGTGATAAACTAATCGATTTACTCGACAGCGAAAAGTTTGTGAGAAAAGCTTATCTACTTCTAGGCATGGGACGAGACAGAAACGATGGAGAAATTAAACTTCGGGAAGATGGAGAACCAATCATCAAGTGGCAAATGAAGAGTAGCCAGTTGCATTACGATAGAGTGCGCCGAGCCATGAAGACAATGGCAAATAAAATGGAAGGAATATTTGTGGATAACCCACTCACCTATCTCAATAAAATCATCGCGGTTCATCCAATTGGTGGATGTGTAATGGGAGAGTCAAAAGAAACAGGAGTTGTTGACGGAAAAGGAGAAGTATTCGGTCACAAGGGTTTATACGTAGTAGACGCTAGCATCATTCCTACTTCTCTCGGACCAAACCCATCGCTAACGATAGCCGCCATGGCCGAGAGAATTGCAGATCAATTTGATATGAAATAA
- a CDS encoding SpoIIE family protein phosphatase, whose product MSLSKILYVDDEKENLVSFKYLFKKNFEILLAISAEEGLEILQREPIQIIITDQKMRHTTGVEFLKKIANVYPDPIKILLTGYADVGTIIEAINHGEIYRYIPKPFQPEEMLVTLKNALEVYTLRMQNKELLTTLIEKNQQLSIFNEDLERKVQERTEILTRTLGEINELKFQQDGDYYLTSLLIEPLSRNSVSSEKVTVEFFLKQKKEFNFRGSTDTIGGDINIAHNVKLMNKSYIVFINGDAMGKSTQGAGGAIVLGTAFEVVMERLRSFKWGKNLMPDEWLYNTYQELNQTFLTFEGLMMVSMVLGILEEDTGNLYFINAEHPYPVLYREGKASFINTDQNYNKLGFPVVGQQKANLSISNFQLLKGDIVFFGSDGRDDVIIETLPNGQPKINEDQNRFLTCVENGAGNIERIVQWIQQDAILMDDLSILKITYTR is encoded by the coding sequence ATGTCCCTAAGTAAAATACTCTATGTAGATGATGAAAAGGAGAATCTTGTTAGCTTCAAATATTTATTCAAAAAGAATTTCGAAATTCTGCTAGCAATTTCAGCCGAAGAAGGTCTTGAAATACTACAGCGCGAACCAATCCAAATTATTATCACAGACCAGAAAATGAGGCACACTACTGGAGTTGAATTCCTTAAAAAAATAGCCAATGTTTACCCTGATCCGATTAAAATTTTACTTACAGGTTATGCTGATGTTGGAACTATCATCGAAGCAATCAATCACGGAGAGATTTATCGTTATATCCCAAAGCCTTTTCAGCCGGAAGAAATGCTTGTAACACTCAAGAATGCGTTGGAAGTTTACACTCTTCGTATGCAAAATAAAGAACTCTTAACCACATTGATAGAAAAAAATCAACAGTTAAGTATTTTTAACGAAGACTTAGAAAGGAAAGTTCAAGAACGAACTGAAATTTTAACAAGAACGTTAGGCGAAATAAATGAATTAAAATTTCAACAGGATGGAGATTATTATTTAACATCTCTTTTAATAGAGCCGTTGAGCCGCAATTCTGTCTCCAGTGAAAAGGTAACAGTCGAATTCTTTCTAAAGCAAAAAAAAGAATTCAATTTCAGAGGATCAACGGACACTATTGGAGGAGATATAAATATTGCGCATAATGTCAAACTGATGAATAAATCATACATTGTATTTATCAATGGTGATGCAATGGGTAAATCAACACAAGGGGCGGGTGGAGCAATTGTTCTAGGTACAGCTTTTGAAGTAGTAATGGAGCGTTTACGTAGTTTTAAATGGGGAAAGAATTTAATGCCCGATGAATGGCTATACAATACTTATCAGGAACTGAACCAAACATTCCTTACATTTGAGGGACTCATGATGGTTTCTATGGTGCTTGGAATTTTGGAAGAGGATACAGGTAATTTGTATTTTATCAACGCAGAGCATCCATATCCTGTTTTATATCGAGAAGGAAAAGCAAGTTTTATAAACACTGATCAGAATTATAACAAGCTTGGATTCCCTGTTGTCGGTCAGCAGAAAGCAAATTTATCAATCAGCAATTTCCAATTATTAAAAGGCGACATTGTGTTTTTTGGATCAGATGGTAGAGATGATGTAATAATTGAGACCCTTCCTAACGGACAACCAAAAATCAATGAAGACCAAAATCGATTTCTAACTTGTGTGGAAAATGGTGCAGGTAATATAGAAAGAATAGTTCAGTGGATACAACAAGACGCTATCCTCATGGATGATTTATCCATATTAAAAATCACCTACACAAGATAG
- a CDS encoding MBL fold metallo-hydrolase produces the protein MKSYSNPKGKIQFQKVVSADWAVSRGGLIYLDDPISKEKGLKEGDEPIQIYMYVIDHPVHGRFFIDTGIANVFKKDPSQWPVNWLLKKGMNMNALKVKQTLGDWMTANPAKLNGVFLTHMHIDHLMGGGDLGKEIPIYTGTKESTSTAFINMFVQGSTNDLLGEGKTIQELEFPNADSELGLSTLDFFGDGSLIVLYSPGHTPGSLAFLVHSTNGLQLVLGDTCHTTFGWQNNVPPGDFTADRDKNRNSLNALQLIAKKFKDIKIHPGHQSLKD, from the coding sequence TTGAAATCCTATTCCAATCCAAAAGGAAAAATCCAATTTCAAAAAGTAGTCTCTGCTGATTGGGCTGTTTCTAGAGGTGGTCTCATTTACTTGGATGATCCTATTTCTAAAGAAAAGGGTCTTAAAGAAGGGGATGAGCCAATACAAATTTATATGTATGTGATCGATCATCCTGTTCATGGAAGATTTTTTATTGATACAGGAATTGCAAATGTATTTAAAAAAGATCCATCGCAGTGGCCTGTTAATTGGCTTCTCAAGAAAGGAATGAATATGAATGCTTTAAAAGTAAAACAGACGTTAGGCGACTGGATGACTGCTAATCCTGCAAAACTAAACGGTGTATTTTTAACTCATATGCATATTGATCATTTAATGGGTGGAGGTGATTTAGGAAAAGAAATTCCTATCTATACAGGAACAAAAGAATCAACTTCTACTGCCTTCATCAACATGTTTGTGCAAGGTAGCACAAACGATTTACTCGGAGAAGGAAAAACAATCCAAGAATTAGAATTTCCCAATGCAGACTCTGAATTGGGTCTTTCTACTTTAGACTTTTTTGGCGATGGCTCTCTTATTGTTCTCTATTCTCCTGGTCACACTCCCGGCAGTTTAGCATTTTTAGTTCATAGCACAAATGGTCTTCAACTTGTTCTAGGGGATACTTGTCATACTACCTTCGGTTGGCAAAACAATGTTCCCCCCGGAGACTTCACCGCTGACCGAGATAAAAATAGAAATAGCTTGAATGCTTTGCAACTCATTGCAAAGAAATTCAAAGATATAAAAATCCATCCCGGCCATCAGAGTTTAAAGGATTAA
- a CDS encoding DUF445 domain-containing protein, giving the protein MWEDFQQHLWLYLSMPLVAALIGYVTKLVAIRMMFQPIKFIGIKPFLGWQGIIPRRAEKMASIAADTLTARLINTRELYNRIDPTEIIKALEEPLIRDIDIIADEVIGKLQPEIWEALPTLVRDQLIGNMRKEIPGVIKALMADMDRDLDSIFDIKSMVVSIMSKDKELLNRIFKEVGKPEFQFIANSGIYFGFLIGLIQASTWMLTHSPLIMPMFGLFTGWFTDWLALKMIFYPKQQTKYMGLVTWQGLFIKRRQQVAAEYGALIATEILTPRNILEYVLSGPLSDRLYEMITRIIKKTIDTQVGFAKPIVIMTLGGEKYQEVKHKAALKIIERLPETLKNIETYVGNALDIKNTIVSKMQQLTEEEFEGVLRPAFQQDEWILITVGAVLGFLVGEMQVFLMTH; this is encoded by the coding sequence ATGTGGGAAGATTTCCAACAACATCTCTGGCTTTATCTATCTATGCCTTTGGTCGCGGCTTTGATTGGTTATGTTACAAAATTGGTTGCGATACGGATGATGTTTCAGCCAATCAAGTTCATTGGTATAAAACCTTTTTTGGGATGGCAGGGGATTATTCCTCGCCGTGCAGAAAAGATGGCATCAATTGCGGCGGATACTCTCACTGCTAGACTTATTAATACGCGTGAGTTATACAATAGAATTGATCCCACTGAAATCATTAAAGCATTAGAAGAGCCTTTAATTCGAGACATTGATATCATTGCAGATGAGGTTATCGGAAAATTACAACCGGAGATATGGGAAGCTTTACCGACTCTAGTGCGTGATCAACTCATTGGAAATATGAGAAAGGAAATTCCCGGAGTCATCAAAGCATTAATGGCAGACATGGATCGGGATTTGGATTCTATCTTTGATATAAAATCAATGGTCGTTTCAATCATGAGTAAAGACAAGGAACTTCTCAATCGTATTTTCAAAGAAGTAGGAAAGCCCGAATTTCAATTCATTGCAAATTCAGGAATCTATTTTGGTTTTCTAATTGGACTCATACAGGCAAGCACATGGATGCTCACACATTCTCCGCTCATCATGCCAATGTTTGGTTTATTCACTGGTTGGTTTACAGATTGGTTAGCACTCAAGATGATTTTTTATCCCAAACAACAAACTAAATACATGGGACTTGTTACCTGGCAGGGACTCTTTATAAAGAGAAGGCAACAAGTGGCAGCGGAATACGGTGCGTTAATCGCAACAGAGATATTAACCCCTAGAAATATTCTAGAATATGTTTTGTCAGGTCCTCTTTCAGATAGACTTTACGAAATGATAACTCGAATTATTAAAAAGACAATTGATACCCAAGTTGGATTTGCAAAACCAATTGTTATCATGACTTTAGGCGGAGAGAAATACCAGGAAGTAAAGCACAAAGCAGCATTGAAAATCATTGAGCGTTTACCAGAAACTTTAAAGAATATTGAGACATACGTTGGTAATGCGCTAGATATTAAAAATACTATCGTAAGTAAAATGCAACAACTCACTGAAGAAGAATTTGAAGGTGTCCTTAGACCTGCCTTCCAACAGGATGAATGGATACTTATCACCGTAGGCGCTGTTCTTGGTTTTCTCGTCGGGGAAATGCAAGTATTCCTAATGACGCATTGA
- a CDS encoding trypsin-like peptidase domain-containing protein, with protein MNYKSKTFLFSFLFILLGTFLSPLFYCIGGGKSSLSLNAKTEVNPTPSVSQAVGIQTAFNEVYEKTADSVVSIATEKTVNIQMNPFMDPFSGDPFFGPPSLKGKSKTQKQKQTGLGSGIILNKEGYILTNEHVVHETDKLHVKLRNKKSYEAEVIGSDPVSDIAVLRIKGASDLVPIEIGDSSKVKVGDWAIAIGAPLGYEHSFTVGVVSAIARGGIDSSGVSYIQTDAAINQGNSGGPLLDIYGRVIGINRMIVSPSGGSIGIGFSIPINEATKVAEEIKTNGKVKRAWVGIALDAIDEDTKQELKLPSTEGALVKQIYSDSPAAEAGIELMDVITQIGDEKMKSPEDVVNKVRKSKVGDKLPFALFRKGKEVKSIVKVRERPQ; from the coding sequence ATGAATTATAAATCAAAAACATTTTTATTCTCATTCCTATTTATTTTACTCGGAACATTTCTTTCCCCACTTTTCTATTGTATAGGCGGGGGCAAATCAAGCTTATCCTTAAATGCTAAAACAGAAGTGAATCCTACTCCTTCGGTTTCGCAAGCAGTAGGAATTCAAACCGCGTTTAATGAAGTATATGAAAAAACGGCTGATAGCGTTGTATCAATTGCAACAGAAAAAACTGTCAACATTCAAATGAATCCTTTTATGGATCCATTTTCCGGTGATCCATTCTTCGGTCCTCCTTCTTTGAAAGGAAAATCCAAAACGCAAAAGCAAAAGCAAACCGGACTTGGTTCTGGAATTATTTTAAATAAGGAAGGATACATTCTAACCAATGAGCATGTCGTTCATGAAACAGATAAGCTTCATGTTAAGTTACGAAATAAAAAATCTTACGAAGCGGAAGTCATAGGCTCTGATCCTGTTTCTGATATTGCTGTATTAAGAATTAAAGGGGCTAGTGATTTAGTTCCAATCGAAATTGGAGATTCTTCAAAAGTTAAAGTTGGAGATTGGGCTATTGCAATTGGGGCTCCTCTTGGATACGAGCATTCTTTCACTGTGGGAGTCGTCAGTGCAATTGCACGGGGTGGAATTGATTCTTCTGGTGTTAGCTATATTCAAACAGACGCGGCTATTAATCAGGGAAATAGTGGTGGACCACTCCTTGATATTTATGGGAGGGTAATTGGTATTAACCGTATGATTGTATCTCCGAGTGGAGGCTCTATTGGGATTGGATTTTCTATTCCAATCAATGAAGCAACCAAAGTCGCGGAAGAAATTAAAACAAATGGAAAAGTAAAACGTGCCTGGGTAGGAATTGCACTTGATGCAATCGATGAAGATACAAAACAAGAACTCAAACTTCCTTCCACAGAAGGAGCACTTGTTAAACAAATTTACAGCGACTCTCCAGCGGCAGAAGCAGGGATTGAACTCATGGATGTGATTACTCAAATCGGTGATGAAAAAATGAAATCACCGGAAGACGTAGTCAACAAAGTTCGTAAATCTAAAGTCGGAGACAAATTGCCATTTGCCTTATTTCGAAAAGGCAAAGAAGTAAAATCCATTGTCAAAGTAAGAGAAAGACCTCAGTAA